A genomic region of Chitinimonas arctica contains the following coding sequences:
- the gpM gene encoding phage terminase small subunit, whose product MTTSPARAHALRMAAQALAAPDATMANATGYELMLAKLHEDRRRLKQIESLARKIEVKRNLLPEYIPWVEGALQGNGAQDVVLMTVMVWRIDAGDWRGALQIAEYALRYQLLLPDQFGRNLPCLLAEEFADQALRGEPVPHEILIEADQLLIDHDMPDEVRAKLAKAIAYALLVEVPKSASELVPMLRATALEQLQRALKLHDKCGVKKDIDKLERELRNSAPTGATPPDGS is encoded by the coding sequence ATGACGACTAGCCCCGCCCGCGCCCATGCCCTGAGGATGGCGGCGCAAGCCTTGGCCGCGCCCGACGCGACCATGGCGAACGCCACAGGCTACGAACTCATGCTGGCGAAGTTGCACGAAGATCGCCGCCGCCTGAAGCAGATAGAAAGCCTGGCCCGAAAAATCGAGGTCAAGCGCAACCTGCTGCCCGAATACATCCCCTGGGTGGAAGGCGCTTTGCAGGGTAACGGCGCACAGGACGTTGTTTTGATGACGGTCATGGTCTGGCGTATCGATGCCGGCGACTGGCGCGGCGCGCTGCAAATCGCTGAGTACGCCTTGCGCTATCAGCTGCTGCTACCCGACCAGTTCGGCCGCAATCTGCCTTGCCTGCTGGCGGAGGAATTCGCCGACCAAGCGCTGCGCGGCGAGCCGGTCCCGCATGAAATCCTGATCGAAGCCGACCAGCTACTCATCGACCACGATATGCCGGACGAGGTCCGCGCCAAGCTGGCGAAAGCCATTGCCTACGCGCTGCTGGTCGAAGTGCCGAAGTCGGCCAGCGAGCTGGTGCCCATGTTGCGGGCGACCGCCCTGGAGCAGCTGCAAAGGGCGCTCAAGCTGCACGACAAGTGCGGTGTCAAAAAGGACATCGACAAGCTCGAACGCGAGCTAAGGAACTCAGCGCCGACCGGGGCAACGCCCCCGGACGGCAGCTAA
- a CDS encoding putative holin, protein MAEPVTAATSSYAGTSLFAVSLISLFPGLQAEIVLGAFAGAIVFVLSSTELKLARKLGFFLVAFCAGCIGARMATSLIAFALPASITASPGVGALLLSAVAVKLLLWLIGQADKPLALLSAIQKRGAEK, encoded by the coding sequence ATGGCCGAACCCGTCACCGCCGCCACCAGTAGTTACGCCGGCACCAGTCTGTTTGCCGTCAGCCTGATAAGTCTGTTTCCAGGGCTACAGGCGGAAATCGTCCTGGGCGCCTTTGCCGGCGCGATCGTGTTTGTACTCAGTTCGACCGAGCTGAAGCTTGCCCGCAAGCTGGGCTTCTTCCTCGTCGCCTTCTGCGCCGGCTGCATCGGTGCGCGGATGGCGACCAGTCTGATTGCCTTCGCCCTGCCGGCCAGCATCACCGCCAGCCCTGGTGTCGGTGCGCTGCTGCTGTCCGCCGTGGCGGTCAAGCTGCTGCTGTGGCTGATCGGCCAGGCCGATAAGCCGCTGGCCCTGCTGTCCGCCATCCAAAAGCGCGGGGCAGAAAAATGA
- a CDS encoding tail protein X has protein sequence MRVHAQQGDTVDALCHRYYGRTAGVVEAVLNHNRGVADFGPTLPHGTAVELPELTAPPPSTPLIQLWD, from the coding sequence ATGCGGGTGCATGCCCAGCAGGGCGACACGGTGGATGCGCTCTGTCATCGCTACTACGGTCGCACCGCTGGCGTGGTGGAGGCCGTCCTCAATCACAACCGCGGAGTGGCCGATTTCGGGCCGACCCTGCCGCACGGTACCGCCGTCGAACTGCCCGAACTGACCGCGCCGCCCCCTTCCACACCCTTAATTCAACTTTGGGATTAA
- a CDS encoding head completion/stabilization protein produces the protein MSSSFIAIAPATESGADSVRNAAFFPAVSLAAIRASQRLDGTVTTERLRAATVEAMASVNAELAVWADAHKGLGRLNLAEVPAELIDVQSIHLQRYQRAVACLAHANLVERYRNYDSSGKGDRDADELEPTADALRRDARWAIRDLLGLSRSTVELI, from the coding sequence ATGTCTTCCAGTTTCATCGCCATCGCGCCGGCCACCGAGTCGGGCGCGGATAGCGTGCGCAATGCCGCTTTCTTTCCAGCTGTCAGCCTGGCCGCCATCCGCGCCAGCCAGCGCCTGGATGGGACCGTCACGACCGAACGCTTGCGCGCTGCCACGGTGGAAGCCATGGCGAGCGTAAATGCCGAACTGGCGGTGTGGGCCGACGCCCACAAGGGGCTCGGCCGCTTGAATCTGGCCGAGGTACCGGCCGAGCTGATCGACGTGCAAAGCATCCACTTGCAGCGCTACCAGCGCGCCGTCGCCTGCCTGGCCCATGCCAATCTGGTCGAGCGCTACCGCAACTACGACAGCAGCGGCAAAGGCGACCGCGATGCGGACGAACTGGAGCCCACCGCCGACGCCCTGCGCCGCGACGCCCGCTGGGCCATCCGGGATCTGTTGGGGCTCAGTCGTAGCACGGTGGAATTGATCTGA
- a CDS encoding phage major capsid protein, P2 family produces MRNETRVLFDAYLDAVAQLNGVSSATRKFAVAPSVQQKLESKMQESSEFLGRINIVGVRELEEEKLGLGISGPIASRTDTSNKDRQTTDASTLDAQRYRCEKTNSDTHLRYGKLDQWAKFPDFQTRLRDAIVRRQALDRITIGFNGVRVAVDTDRVANPLLQDVNKGWLQQFREFANGSHALTEVKAGTKAIKIGDAVVQADGYKNLDALVFDLVSNLIDPWHQENPDLLVICGRNLLHDKYFPLVNSKQPPTEQAAADLIISQKRIGNLPAVRVPYFPPNALLVTTYENLSIYWQEGSRRRTVVDNAKRDQVENYESSNDAYVVEDFGAGAFAENIQLVAA; encoded by the coding sequence AGCAGCGCCACCCGTAAATTCGCGGTCGCACCGTCGGTCCAGCAAAAACTGGAAAGCAAAATGCAGGAATCCAGCGAGTTCCTGGGCCGTATCAATATCGTCGGCGTGCGCGAGTTGGAAGAGGAAAAGCTCGGCCTGGGCATCAGCGGCCCGATTGCCAGCCGTACCGATACCAGCAATAAGGATCGCCAAACCACCGACGCCAGCACCCTGGATGCACAGCGCTACCGCTGCGAAAAGACCAATAGCGACACCCACCTGCGCTACGGCAAGCTGGACCAGTGGGCCAAGTTTCCCGACTTCCAAACCAGGCTGCGCGACGCCATCGTGCGCCGCCAGGCGCTGGACCGGATCACCATCGGCTTTAACGGCGTGCGGGTGGCGGTCGATACCGACCGGGTCGCCAATCCCTTGCTTCAGGACGTGAACAAGGGCTGGCTGCAACAGTTCCGCGAGTTCGCCAACGGCTCGCACGCCCTGACCGAAGTCAAAGCCGGTACCAAGGCCATCAAGATCGGCGACGCGGTCGTGCAGGCCGATGGCTACAAGAATCTCGACGCCCTGGTGTTCGATCTGGTGTCGAACCTGATCGACCCATGGCACCAAGAGAACCCCGACCTACTGGTGATTTGCGGCCGCAACTTGCTGCATGACAAGTATTTCCCACTGGTGAACAGCAAGCAGCCGCCGACCGAACAGGCCGCCGCCGATTTAATCATTAGCCAGAAACGCATCGGCAATCTGCCGGCCGTGCGAGTGCCTTACTTTCCGCCAAATGCCTTGCTGGTGACCACTTACGAAAACCTGTCCATCTACTGGCAGGAAGGCAGCCGCCGCCGCACCGTGGTGGACAACGCCAAGCGCGACCAAGTGGAAAACTACGAATCCAGCAATGACGCCTACGTGGTGGAAGATTTCGGCGCGGGCGCCTTCGCCGAAAACATCCAGCTGGTGGCCGCATGA